The genomic segment GGCGGAGAGCGGCCGCACGGTCGCGATCGTCGACGACAACCCGCGCGCGGGCGGGCAAATCTGGCGGCAGGGGCCGAACGCCGCGCCGGGCGCGGCCGCGCGCGCGAGCTTCGACGTGCTGCGGCAGCCGAACGTGCGCCATCTGGCGGCGACGCGTGTCGTCGCCGCGCCGCGGCCCGGCATGCTGCTCGTCGAGGACGAACAGCGCGCGCTCGCGCTCGGCTACCGGAAGCTGATTCTGTGCTGCGGCGCGCGCGAGCTGCTGCTGCCGTTTCCCGGCTGGACGCTGCCCGGCGTGACAGGGGCGGGCGGGCTGCAGGCGCTCGTGAAGGGCGGCGCGCCGGTGCGCGGCGAGCGCGTCGTGATCGCGGGCAGCGGGCCGCTCCTGATCGCGTCGCTCGCCACCGCGCGCGCGGCGGGCGCGCGCGTCGTCGCGGTCGTCGAGCAGGCGCCGCTCGCGGCGCTCGCGCGCTTCGCGCTGTCGCTCGCGGCAACGCCGTCGAAGCTCGCGCAGGTGGCGCGGCTCACGCGCGGCTTCGTCGGCACGCGCTACCTGACGGGCGCGGTCGTGCGCGAAGCGCACGGCGACGCGCGCGTGCGCGCGGTCACGATCGAGCGGGACGGCGCGCGCGAGACGCTCGATTGCGAACGTCTCGCGTGCGGCTTCGGCCTCGTGCCGAACCTGACGCTCGCGCTGGCGCTCGGCTGCACGGTGCGCGACCGCGCGATCGCGATCGACGACGCGCAGCGCACCTCGGTCGAGCACGTGCATGCGGCGGGCGAATGCACGGGCGTCGGCGGCGTCGAACTCGCGCGCATCGAAGGCGAGCTCGCCGGGCTCGCGGCGCTCGGCGCGGATGCCGCGCAGCACGGCCGCGCGCGCGTGGCCGCGCTGCTGCGGCGCCGTGCGGCGTGGCGGCGCTTCGCGGCGCGCGCGGCCGGTACGTTCGCGCTGCGCGACGCGGCCCGCGCGCTGCCGCCCGACGATACGCTGCTGTGCCGCTGCGAGGACGTGACGATCGGCGCGGTGCGCGCGCACGCGTCGGCGCGCGACGCGAAGCTGCTCACGCGCTGCGGGATGGGCGCGTGCCAGGGGCGCGTCTGCGGCGCGGCCGCGCACGCGTATTTCGGCTGGGACGACGCGCCGCCGCGCCCGCCGTTCTCGCCCGCGCGAATCGACACGCTGCTCGCCGCACCCGACGACGCGCTCCTATAATCGACGCCAACCGTGTTACGACGCGCGAGATCCGTATGATGACTTTGCTTGCCGTGCCGCCCGAGAAGTTGTCCGCCGCATCGGCCGTCTCCACGGCGGCGCCCGTGGATGGCGCATC from the Burkholderia humptydooensis genome contains:
- a CDS encoding FAD-dependent oxidoreductase; translated protein: MTNEVLTVDVAIVGAGPAGLAAARAAAESGRTVAIVDDNPRAGGQIWRQGPNAAPGAAARASFDVLRQPNVRHLAATRVVAAPRPGMLLVEDEQRALALGYRKLILCCGARELLLPFPGWTLPGVTGAGGLQALVKGGAPVRGERVVIAGSGPLLIASLATARAAGARVVAVVEQAPLAALARFALSLAATPSKLAQVARLTRGFVGTRYLTGAVVREAHGDARVRAVTIERDGARETLDCERLACGFGLVPNLTLALALGCTVRDRAIAIDDAQRTSVEHVHAAGECTGVGGVELARIEGELAGLAALGADAAQHGRARVAALLRRRAAWRRFAARAAGTFALRDAARALPPDDTLLCRCEDVTIGAVRAHASARDAKLLTRCGMGACQGRVCGAAAHAYFGWDDAPPRPPFSPARIDTLLAAPDDALL